In Candidatus Omnitrophota bacterium, the DNA window GCTTTTACGGCACGCCTGGAAAAATCCGTATCTTCGAAATTCCCCGGGCTATATATCTCATCAAACATTCCTATCTTTTCAACAACTTCTTTCTTTATCAACATGCAAAAACCGATACCTGCCGACATTTCTATCCATTTGCCGGAAAAACCTTCTAAAGGCCCTGCCTGTCCCAGATTGTTGCTGGATGGGTTCACTATCCCTATGGCAGGCTCTTTTTCAGCTACCCGGATCATCTCTTCCAGCCACCCTTTATAAACTTTTGTATCATTATTCAAGATACACAGGAATGGCGCGTTTGATACCGCTATTCCCTGATTTACCGCCCCTGGAAAGCCTGAATTTTCTTCATTCCTTATAAGGGTTGTGGCGGCGGGATTTTTTTTTGCCAATTCTTTCAAATAAGCCGCGGTCTGGGCATCGCTCGCATTATCTACCAGGATGATACTGTAAGATAAGGCGGTATTCTTTTCTATGCTTTCTACGCACTTTTTTGTAAGTTCGTATTCATTCCAGACAGGTATGATAATATCACATTTTATATCA includes these proteins:
- a CDS encoding glycosyltransferase family 2 protein translates to DIKCDIIIPVWNEYELTKKCVESIEKNTALSYSIILVDNASDAQTAAYLKELAKKNPAATTLIRNEENSGFPGAVNQGIAVSNAPFLCILNNDTKVYKGWLEEMIRVAEKEPAIGIVNPSSNNLGQAGPLEGFSGKWIEMSAGIGFCMLIKKEVVEKIGMFDEIYSPGNFEDTDFSRRAVKAGYKCVMAKGAYVYHVQNTGFKKRKDWDEKFKRNLAIFNKRWGRTKRIAYVVKSAEENDLKAAEGDIRGFLKNGDRVYVFLKNRNIASCLGEHCSLRIFELGSFMFGIKVFWRIVTRKKKFDRIITLRVSGRQL